Proteins encoded by one window of Brienomyrus brachyistius isolate T26 chromosome 1, BBRACH_0.4, whole genome shotgun sequence:
- the LOC125747890 gene encoding protocadherin-8-like → MASIRTENFAFFCHSWLFGLTFLHILALLPVASEGKTMKYQTYEEDSAGTVIGSLAKDMSLSPLNSKTNFKMMKQFNSSFIRLRESDGQLTIGERIDREKMCKHTLQCLIAFDVISFSKEQFKLVHVEVEIKDINDNPPEFSNKESTVEIFENTAVGSRIPLDVAVDADVGSNYIQSYQISVNSHFTIDVLNRADGVKYAELVLMKPLDRETQSSYVLELVATDGGNPSRSGTTKIHIKVKDYNDNSPIFDQNIFSVDLFEDAPVGFLLLDLNAIDPDEGLNGEVVYEFGNQVPAEIRQLFKVDRKTGRLTLESQIDFEAKKTYELDVQAHDLGPNPIPSMCKIIIHVQDVNDNAPEISITPMTSITAGIAYITEAAAKDSFVALISTSDSDSGANGEVRCTLYGHDHFKLQQAYEDSYMIVTTAPLDREKIAEYNLTVVAEDLGSPPFKTITQYTIRLSDENDNAPLFSKPVYEVSVVENNAPGAYITTVVARDPDIGNNGKVIYRLSDAQIMGSHVSTFVSLDPATGSIYALRSFNYEVMKQLEFRIQASDGGSPQLHGSAVISLKIVDQNDNAPAITQPALHNGSAEVLLPKDAPSGYIITQIKAIDADEGANGDLSYKIIKGDNVMFSMNKATGDIHLNRELNFDVSETLTVLVTVNDNGRPSLTCTATIFLTVVAGAPPSDRTMVKQNNEDSIQWDASTVIIAVLAGSCSLLLLAIVLIATTCNRHKQDKNSGGFEDKLDMGHMENGKSSHNLMSSHSGDMFSVTPYSKQSFTNLPKADSEMCSSSEDGSETTCVYESENIIRGSKLEGYSTLPGYGKEAVRPITIWKGNSYTTISARDPQFSGKDSGKGDSDFNDSDSDMSGDGIKKDFQHGLWACTTECKILGHSDRCWSPSAIRNNPSMPQGQHLSTFAKTASLPRNTLRRDTYLHAHIPKTIGLQSVYEKVLHTEFDYVLSSPSRPGSAEESSEDTFPPYAPPVPHK, encoded by the exons ATGGCTTCAATAAGGACTGAGAACTTTGCATTTTTCTGCCACAGTTGGTTATTCGGATTAACGTTTCTCCACATTTTGGCTCTCTTACCCGTTGCTTCTGAAGGAAAAACGATGAAATACCAAACGTATGAAGAAGACAGCGCTGGTACAGTGATCGGCAGCCTTGCCAAGGATATGTCATTAAGTCCTCTTAATAGCAAGACAAATTTCAAGATGATGAAGCAGTTCAACTCTTCTTTCATCAGACTCAGAGAAAGCGACGGACAGCTTACTATCGGGGAACGAATCGATAGAGAGAAAATGTGCAAGCACACTCTTCAGTGTCTCATCGCGTTCGACGTTATCAGTTTTTCTAAAGAGCAATTCAAATTGGTTCACGTCGAGGTGGAAATAAAAGATATCAATGACAACCCTCCAGAATTCTCTAATAAGGAATCCACTGTGGAAATTTTTGAAAATACAGCAGTGGGCTCCCGAATTCCTCTGGATGTTGCAGTAGACGCGGATGTGGGTTCCAACTACATCCAAAGCTACCAAATTTCAGTAAACAGTCATTTCACCATTGATGTGCTGAACAGAGCCGATGGGGTTAAATATGCGGAGTTGGTGCTAATGAAACCGCTAGACAGGGAGACTCAGTCATCGTATGTTCTTGAGCTTGTTGCTACTGACGGAGGAAATCCATCCAGATCTGGCACGACTAAAATTCACATAAAGGTTAAAGACTACAATGACAACAGCCCCATTTTCGATCAGAATATTTTCTCAGTTGATTTATTTGAGGACGCGCCCGTTGGGTTTCTCCTGCTGGATTTAAACGCAATCGATCCAGACGAGGGTTTAAACGGAGAAGTTGTGTACGAGTTCGGTAATCAGGTGCCTGCCGAAATCCGACAACTTTTCAAAGTGGACCGAAAAACCGGACGCCTAACTCTTGAAAGCCAGATAGACTTCGAAGCAAAGAAAACGTATGAATTAGACGTCCAGGCGCATGACTTGGGTCCCAACCCAATACCTTCaatgtgcaaaataattattcatgTTCAAGACGTTAATGATAACGCCCCTGAAATTAGCATTACTCCTATGACTTCTATTACAGCGGGGATCGCATATATTACTGAGGCTGCAGCCAAAGACAGCTTTGTCGCTCTCATCAGCACCTCGGACAGCGACTCCGGCGCAAACGGGGAAGTCAGATGCACTTTGTACGGGCACGACCACTTCAAACTTCAGCAGGCTTACGAGGATAGCTACATGATCGTCACCACGGCACCACTGGACAGAGAAAAGATAGCAGAATACAACTTAACCGTCGTGGCCGAAGATTTGGGATCTCCTCCATTTAAAACCATAACGCAATATACAATTAGGCTTAGCGACGAGAACGACAACGCCCCTCTATTCAGCAAACCAGTGTATGAAGTTTCTGTCGTGGAAAATAACGCTCCGGGTGCATATATCACCACTGTTGTAGCAAGGGATCCTGATATAGGGAACAACGGAAAAGTAATATATCGGCTTTCGGATGCTCAAATAATGGGCTCCCATGTATCAACATTTGTGTCCCTCGATCCTGCTACGGGTTCAATTTATGCACTGAGAAGTTTTAATTACGAAGTAATGAAACAGTTGGAGTTTCGAATCCAAGCTAGCGACGGGGGGTCTCCACAGCTTCACGGCAGCGCTGTCATCAGCCTAAAAATAGTCGATCAGAATGACAACGCTCCTGCCATCACACAGCCTGCTCTCCATAATGGATCTGCTGAGGTCCTTCTACCAAAAGATGCGCCTTCTGGTTATATCATCACCCAGATAAAAGCGATTGACGCCGACGAGGGCGCAAATGGGGACCTCTCCTACAAAATTATCAAAGGGGACAACGTGATGTTTTCCATGAACAAAGCCACGGGGGATATCCATCTGAATCGTGAACTGAACTTTGATGTGAGCGAAACCTTGACGGTCTTAGTCACCGTCAACGATAATGGTAGACCTTCACTGACTTGCACGGCGACTATCTTCTTAACTGTTGTCGCAGGGGCGCCCCCCAGCGACCGAACCATGGTAAAGCAGAATAACGAAGACTCAATCCAGTGGGACGCGTCAACGGTAATCATTGCCGTTCTAGCAGGAAGCTGCTCGTTGCTTTTGCTGGCAATTGTCTTGATTGCAACCACATGCAATCGACACAAGCAGGATAAGAACAGCGGCGGATTCGAGGACAAATTGGACATGGGACACATGGAGAATGGGAAGAGCAGCCATAACCTGATGTCCAGTCACAGTGGCGACATGTTTAGTGTTACACCATATTCCAAGCAATCCTTCACCAATCTCCCCAAAGCAGACAGCGAGATGTGCTCAAGCTCAGAAGACGGCAGTGAAACAACGTGTGTGTATGAGTCTGAAAACATAATCCGAGGATCTAAATTGGAG GGCTATTCTACACTGCCTGGCTATGGCAAAGAAGCTGTCAGACCAATCACAATATGGAAAGGTAACTCTTATACCACCATCTCAGCGAGGGATCCTCAGTTTAGTGGCAAGGATAGCGGCAAAGGGGATAGCGACTTCAATGACAGCGACTCTGACATGAGTGGAGATGGCATCAAAAAAGACTTCCAACATG GTTTATGGGCGTGTACAACTGAGTGCAAAATACTCGGTCATTCGGACAGATGTTGGAGTCCATCGGCGATCAGGAacaatcccagcatgccccagggGCAGCATCTCTCCACGTTTGCAAAGACAGCCTCACTGCCGAGAAACACGCTCCGTAGAGACACCTACCTCCATGCGCATATCCCCAAGACTATTGGCTTGCAGAGCGTGTACGAAAAAGTCCTGCACACCGAGTTCGATTATGTGCTCAGCTCACCATCAAGACCCGGCAGCGCTGAAGAATCCAGCGAAGACACCTTCCCACCCTACGCGCCTCCGGTTCCCCACAAATAG